One window of the Colletotrichum lupini chromosome 9, complete sequence genome contains the following:
- a CDS encoding fungal cellulose binding domain-containing protein gives MILKWNSPLTLCAALLAGAVDAQGANWGGFNTIRNIWTAGASYDYIGSGPLSYSTTSNGPNHINYIANARGANNVVLNKFAYPGAVTDSRYAVPTQVLPGFSPIINWNDQINEIVTAFTAARTAGTASARDSLFIFLASNTGNDILGTYNTTTNQAQTINNLIGVIRTKFAQIYGAGARNFVFLSVLPAELIPRIQILPQADRDKVADFANNYRVAVNNLITELRNNNTYRGQITIFAPDFTQGLRSIKAGTLTTGPTAGYLDRNGYCADALPIGIVVPPNPDYKSTNCAYTARKYLFHDTIHITSPAHCEYAINTLATLGVTATPQQLGCQFA, from the exons ATGATTCTCAAGTGGAACTCGCCCCTCACCTTGTGTGCCGCGTTGCTCGCTGGTGCAGTCGATGCCCAAGGGGCTAACTGGGGAGGTTTCAATACAATCCGCAACATTTGGACAGCTGGTGCATCTTACGACTACATCGGAAGTGGTCCTTT GAGCTACAGCACGACTTCAAACGGGCCGAACCATATAAACTACATCGCCAATGCACGCGGTGCAAACAATGTTGTCCTCAACAAGTTTGCATACCCCGGGGCGGTAACGGACTCTCGCTATGCGGTGCCCACGCAAGTTCTTCCCGGGTTCAGTCCTATCATCAACTGGAATGATCAAATTAATGAGATCGTTACCGCTTTCACAGCGGCTCGTACGGCAGGTACTGCTTCGGCTAGGGATTCTCTCTTTATCTTCCTGGCGTCAAACACCGGCAATGATATTCTTGGTACCTACAACACCACCACTAATCAAGCCCAAACTATCAACAATTTGATCGGAGTAATCCGCACCAAGTTTGCCCAG ATCTATGGCGCCGGAGCTCGCAACTTTGTCTTCCTCTCTGTCCTGCCGGCGGAGCTCATTCCCAGAATTCAGATATTGCCCCAGGCAGACAGAGACAAGGTCGCCGACTTCGCAAACAACTACCGTGTAGCAGTGAACAATCTCATCACAGAACTTAGAAACAACAACACGTATCGCGGGCAGATCACCATCTTTGCACCAGATTTCACCCAGGGCTTGAGGTCCATTAAGGCTGGCACGCTGACAACCGGTCCCACCGCGGGCTACCTTGATCGAAACGGCTACTGCGCAGACGCTCTACCCATTGGCATTGTCGT GCCTCCGAATCCCGACTACAAGTCGACCAACTGTGCCTACACTGCTCGCAAGTACCTTTTCCACGACACGATTCACATTACCTCGCCAGCTCATTGCGAGTACGCTATCAATACTCTGGCTACGCTTGGCGTCACAGCAACACCGCAGCAGTTAGGTTGCCAATTCGCCTAG
- a CDS encoding flavin containing amine oxidoreductase, producing MGESTTEYTPDTTPIYDCVVIGAGYSGLAAARLLKDAGKKVLLLEARDRVGGRAKTIPLDNGDYWDVGASFVGHKQDLMHALAKEFDVPLFKPPSQGKIVLAYRGKARSYAGLIPPVRPWEVLDTGLFVRRFEKLCETVNMEEPWQTPNAAELDRMTVHEWLKKQAWTQATIDLGSLAFEGTIGQNTSCISMLHAMFFFKGVVSLTSGLSCENGAQQHFIQGGGQAIAEKLREHLGDGGIRFEEPVCGITYTENLATIRTSRGTYRSRRIISAIPPPHILKIDFEPRLPVEKTTLLQHMPMGAYMKVYATYKTPFWRERGLTGESTNPTGFLSVTYDATSQSGGPAKLTGFIVGTKAREFISFSKDQKRAVALAGFASAFGPEALDPEEFFFHTMMEEEWALGCPMATPAPGMWTLLGEWVRKPVGAIHWAGTETSTKHYGYMEGAVFAGQRAAREVLEELKWKI from the coding sequence ATGGGTGAATCTACGACGGAATATACACCAGACACCACGCCTATATATGATTGCGTGGTCATCGGTGCTGGATACTCTGGTCTTGCGGCTGCACGACTCCTGAAGGATGCTGGAAAGAAGGTCCTTTTACTCGAGGCGCGCGACCGCGTTGGTGGACGCGCAAAGACGATACCGCTCGACAATGGCGACTACTGGGATGTCGGGGCCTCTTTCGTCGGTCACAAGCAAGATCTCATGCACGCTCTGGCAAAGGAGTTCGATGTGCCATTATTCAAGCCACCCAGCCAGGGAAAAATTGTGCTGGCTTATCGGGGCAAGGCGCGAAGCTATGCGGGCCTGATTCCGCCGGTGAGGCCGTGGGAGGTTCTGGATACGGGTCTGTTCGTCCGCCGATTCGAAAAACTGTGTGAGACGGTCAACATGGAAGAGCCGTGGCAGACGCCGAACGCGGCAGAGCTTGACCGCATGACGGTGCATGAATGGTTGAAGAAGCAGGCTTGGACACAAGCTACCATTGATCTGGGCAGCTTGGCGTTCGAAGGAACGATCGGGCAGAATACGTCTTGCATCTCGATGCTTCACGCCATGTTCTTTTTCAAGGGCGTGGTCAGTCTCACGTCAGGCTTGAGCTGCGAAAATGGAGCGCAGCAACATTTCATACAAGGGGGAGGCCAAGCCATTGCCGAGAAGCTGAGAGAGCACCTGGGAGACGGAGGCATTCGCTTTGAGGAACCAGTTTGCGGCATCACATACACCGAGAATCTTGCGACCATCCGGACGTCTAGAGGAACATACCGCTCACGACGAATCATCTCCGCCATCCCGCCACCGCATATTCTCAAGATCGACTTCGAGCCAAGGTTACCGGTAGAAAAGACCACACTGCTCCAGCACATGCCGATGGGAGCCTACATGAAAGTCTACGCAACCTACAAAACCCCCTTTTGGAGGGAACGAGGCCTGACGGGAGAGAGCACGAACCCGACCGGCTTCCTCAGCGTGACCTACGACGCGACGTCGCAGTCGGGGGGCCCGGCCAAGCTCACAGGCTTCATCGTCGGCACGAAGGCGCGAGAGTTCATCAGCTTCAGCAAGGACCAGAAACGGGCCGTCGCCCTCGCTGGTTTTGCATCCGCGTTCGGTCCGGAGGCGCTCGACCCGGAAGAGTTCTTCTTCCACACCATGATGGAGGAGGAGTGGGCTCTCGGGTGCCCGATGGCGACGCCGGCGCCGGGGATGTGGACGCTGCTGGGGGAGTGGGTTCGGAAGCCGGTTGGGGCTATTCATTGGGCTGGCACGGAGACCTCGACGAAGCATTATGGGTACATGGAGGGCGCGGTATTTGCGGGTCAGAGGGCTGCCAGAGAGGTTTTGGAGGAGCTCAAGTGGAAGATCTGA